The nucleotide window AAAAGGAATATTGTATTGCTCAAAAACTCCAAAGGAAAGAAAGACAGAATAGCGACACTAAGCCCAAAAATATTAGAAATGCTTCGGGAATATTATATATTGTTTAAACCTACAACCTATTTGTTTGAAGGACAAACCAAGGGACAACCTTATGATAACAGGAGTTTACAACAAGTCTTAAAGCAGGCACTCAAAAAAACAGGCATAAAAAAAACAGCCACCTTGCATTGGCTCCGGCATAGCTATGCTACCCACCTACTGGAAAGCGGAACCGATTTAAGATATATACAAGAATTATTAGGACATAATAGTAGCAAAACCACCGAAATTTACACTCACGTTAGCACAAAAAGTATTCAACAAATAAAAAGTCCGTTTGATGATCTGTAATAAAAAGATTATTTCTATATTTGAAAAAAAGCGCTACTCAATTGCGACTATACATCATATTTTGGGTGGATTGTCGCTACTTTATAGCGGGTATATACAAGTTAGCAGTAATACAAAGTAGAAATGAATAAAATAAAGATTACAATTACTTCTCTCCTTATTTCCTTTATTATGCAAGCGCAGGAAAAATCAGAAGCTGAAAATTTTATTATTGACTTTTTTAAGAAACGGGAAAAGGATAAAGTAACCTACTATACAGATAAAATATGGCCTTTTAATTTAGAAGGAATAAAAGATGCTTTAAAAAAAACCACTCTTCAAATTCGGGATACAAGATTTGCAAAAGATATTGATGAAATGCCAATTAGTATAGTATTCACAAACAAAGAAATGGATTATGTATATAATGAAATTGAAAAAAACAACAAAGAAGGTTGGGCAAAAGGAAAACTAAAAGATGTAGAATTTATTGCGAGTGAAAATCGTGATAAATATGGAACAGCTATCTATAGTTTTTCGAAACCAGTGTTTTTAAGGAATAACACAATTTGTATATTTTATTATGACGGTAATGAAATGGGAACGCTTCGGACATTCATGAAAATAAATAGTGAGTGGAAATACTATTCTATGTTTTTTCAATGGGTTAATTAAGTACTACTGCTAACGGCTACTACAACGGATTTGGGCAATAGGCTTAATGGAATGATGGTTTTGTATTTGGGATGATTTGGCAAATCCGAAAATAGGACTTAATTTAGTCCCAAACCCGCTGTAGTACCAGAACGTTAGGCGCAATTTCAGCAACACTGCAAATAAAAACCAAAAACAATAAATTATGACATTAAATGAATTAGGAACTAAACTAAGCGAAATGTATAATAATGCACCGAAAGGTGATTCGGTAGCAATGATACATTTGTTTGGAATTAAGTATGCGACAGAAATCAAAGAAAGTGAATATTCGAAAAAAGATATTATTACACAATCTGGAATTTCTGCCTCATATTTAACTGAACTTACAAAAGGTGTTAAACTAGCTGAATATGTAATCCCGAAAGATTAGTCAAATGGACAAAACATATATTCGCTCTAAGCATTTTACTTACGACGAATTACAAACAATCATAAAACAATTAAAAGAATTGAATTACGAATGGATTGCAAATATAGATTACATCGGAAGTAGTGACTCTGAAGAAATTGATGTGACTTTTTCTCTTCTAAAAGAAGATTTAGGAGAGTTTCTCTCGGTTATATTTAGTTGTGGATATTTACACGCTTTCGAAAGATAAACTGCGCCTAACAGCTACTACAACGGATTTGGGCAATAGGCTTAATGGAAAGTTGGTTTTGTACTTGGGATGATTTGGCAAATCCGAAGAATGGGCTTAATTTAATCCCAAACCCGCTGTAGTACCAGAACGTTACCGGCAATTCCAAAACAAAAATAGCGTATGAAGAAACTAATCAAATTTTTTTCAATTTCAATATTCATTTTTTGTATTCTTCCATGCTTTCAAATGTGTTCAGACAATTCAATTCTTAAACGACAATATGAAAATGAAGTAATTGTTGATTCAACTTTAAGTGTGAAAACTCTAAAATTTAAAAATGACTCTTTGAAAAAGTTAACGCAAGAAAAAAGAGAACAGGAATTGGAAAGAGTGAGGAGACAATGGACAGCAAATGCTTATGAATTGGGATTTTCTGGCTTTCGTGAATTTAAAATCGAGGATTTTAAGGATTGGACACTATATCCAATGTTATGCTTTACTGTTTTCATTCTATTATCCATTTTTGTATTTTTTTTCGCTTTCAAAGAACATTTAGCGAAAGTTTACAAAATCTCAATATTCAATTTAGGGTTAATTATTTCTTCAATGCTAATATTCATATCCAAAGTAGGATTTGATATTATCTACAATATAAAATATGGATATTACCTTTTGCTTTTAAATATTATAATTTTAATAATATTGAGTAAAAGAGAACTCGAAAGGAACAGCCGGTAACAGCTACTACAACGGATTTGGGCAATTGGCTTAATGGAAAGTTGGTTTTGTATTTGGATGATTTGGCAAATCCGAAGAATGGGCTTAATTTAGTACCAAACCCGCTGTAGTGCCAGAACGTTACCGGCAAGCAATTACACCCCACTATAAATGACGAAAACCGAAGTAATAAAAAAATTGTATTTTCATCTTGAAGAAACGTTATCAGAAGAAGCTTTGAAAATTATTTTAGAAAATGATATTCGTGTAGAAAATTTCTTTGTAATTCATTCAGGAATTTATTTTGACAAATTAAAAAGTGAAAACAAGATTTTAGATTATTCTCTTCAACATACAATCAAAATAGGAGAAAAAGAAAGGGTGCATATCGATTTAAGATTTGTAGACAATCAAGGAGAAATAAATTATGTAGAGTTAAAGCACTTCAGTATTTCTAGAAATCGTGGGAACGGAAGAAGATTATCATTTTACACTAGTAATTCAGAAAGTGGTCGCAAAGTTGGAATCGTTGGTGATTGTCTAAAACTCCATCTTTTGAAAAATCAAGAATTTCTTGAGGAAAATTCAAATCTATTTTGCGTAGCATTTATAACTCCAAAACCAAACCTTATTGATTTACAGAAAATGATCCTCAATTTGGAAAGTTATCCCGAAATTGAAAATTGGGAACTAAAATTTCCAGTGGAATTTGAAAATCAGAAGCAAGATTTAGGCTTTTTAGTTTATGAAGATTATTTTGCCAGCCGGTAACAGCCACTACAACGGATTTGGGCAATTGGCTTAATGGAAAAATGGTTTTGTATTTGGATGATTTGGCTAATCCGAAAATAGGGCTTAATTTAGTCCCAAACCCGCTGTAGTGCCAAGACGTTAGTGGCAATGCTTTGACGACAGTGCTAACTTGAAAACTGACTGCATAAAACGAACTTTGACATATAATCAAATCAAGACATGAGAAAATTAAAACTACAGATGAATATGACCATTGACAGTTTTGTCGGTGGTGTAAATGGTGAGCAGGACTGGCTTGAACGAAATCAGGACAGTGAGTTTATAAAGTTGTATCAGAAAGACATAGTTGACTCGGCTGACACACTTCTATTGGGCAGAAAAATGACAGACGTATTTATCAGTCATTGGGAAAGTCAATATGATAATCCTAATGCGGTGTTCGCTCGTAAACTGGTTGACATCTCTAAAATTGTTTTTAGCAAAACCATTACAACCATAGCAGGGAAAAACGTAAGAGTTGAAAATGGCGACCTGGTTACTATTGTAAACCAACTGAAAAGAGAAAAAGGCAAAGACATTCTTGTATATGGTGGAGCAAGTTTTGTTTCATCACTTGTCAAACACAATTTAATTGACGAGTATAATTTTTTCATTCACCGGACAGCAATTGGAAATGGACTAAAAATTTTTACGGATCCAACAAAACTAAAACTCATAAGCAGCAAGTCGTTTGAATGTGGTGTAGTTGCTAATCAATATAAACCTGAACTATGACCGAGGACTCATTAAGCTTTGAGCTGACTAACTCCGAAAGAAGAATAGCACATGCCGCTAACACACGCTACAAGCAATTTGGGTATTAGGCTTAATTTGAAATTGGTTTTGTATTTGGGATGATTTGGCAAATCCGAATAATGGGCTTAATTTAGTCCCAAACCAGCTGTAGTAGCGTGACGTTAGCGGCAACCTTACAAACGCTAACATAAACTGACATCTTCCAGTTTTATTTAACATAGAAAGAAGCCTATTAATCTTCCCGAATTTTATCTCGGTGGTGTTTTCCCCAATCAATCAATTCTGCAACCACGTTTTGTAAGGAATCGCAATAGTTAGAAACGGTATATTCAACGGTTGGAGGAGAATTATCGTAAACTTTTCGTACGATAAGTTTATTCATTTCCAGTTCCTTAAGTTCTTTAGATAAAACTTTACTGGTAATTCCATTCACGCTCCTTTGTATATCTCGAAAGCGGGTTTTGCCTTGATGAACTGCTGTTAATATGGGCAGTTTCCACTTTCCGCTAATTACATAAAGAGAATCCTGTAAGTATTTAATATTTTGTGCAATCTCTACATTGCTATCTTGTATATCTGGCATCCTTTAGGTAACTGGTATAGTTTGTAAACCAATTATGGTGTAAATTTACAAAATAATTTAAATGATATGAACAATAAAAAATTAATACTCGTAGCAGGTGCTACTGGCACCCAAGGAGGAGCTGTAGTTGATGCATTATTAGCTAAGAATATTGCAGTAAGAGCTATTGTACGAAATAAAAACAGTGAAGGAGCAAAAAAATTGGCCACTAAGAATGTTGAGGTGGTGGAAGCTACTTTTGATGATGTAGAAAGTTTAACCAAAGCTGCGACAGGTGCTACCGGAATTTTTTCTATGCAGCTGCCTTCAATGCCAGGAGAAATTGGTAAGGAAACACAGCACGCAAAAAATTTAGTTGCTGCTGCAAAGACTGTGGGCATAGAACAAATTGTGCATACCTCTGTTGCCCGTGCCGGCGACCAGGAAAACTTTGTAGATTGGGATAAAGGAATATGGATGCCTGCTTATTGGGAGGAAAAAGCAGCAGCCAATAATATTGTGAAAGAAGCTGGATTTTCCTATTGGACGATAATAAAGCCACCAATGATGATGGAGAATTTACTTCCATCTAAGAGTGCAGTGGTGTTTCCAACGTTAGCACAAGACAAGCTGTATACTCCGCTCGCACCAGAAACAAAATTAGAGTGGATTTCCCCTGCTGATATCGGTCGTTTTGCCGCTGAAGCTTTTGCACAACCTGAAAAATTCAACAAGAAGGAATTTGCTATTGTCGGAGATAAACTTACGATGTTAGAAATTGCAGAAATACTTACAGCGGTTACGGATAAACCATATAAAACCAAAACGGTATCAGTTGAAGAAGCTGTAGCACTAGGCTTCTATGAGCCGGCTGCCCAAAGCCACGTATGGCAAAACGTTGAAGGTTACAAAGTTGACCCACAAGAAGCAGCGGAATTTGGAATTGAAACAGAATCGCTAAAAACTTATTTGGAGAGAAATAAATTTGTTCTTTTAGAAGGAGATAGTAACGTGAAATAAACTAGAATTCAATAGAAAAGCAAGGGCTTAACTTACACTAAATAAAAAAGATAGCTTCTACGTTATATTAAGAAATATGATGTAGAAGCTGTTTTCGTATATTTGAATAGACGAAAAAAAAAATATCGATAAAACTTTTATCTCCTAACAAATCACAACACACGGGAAAAAAGGCAGCCGCTAACAGCTACTACAACGGATTTGGGCAATAGGCTTAATGGAAAGATGGTTTTGTATTTGGATGATTTGGCAAATCCGAAGAATGGGCTTAATTTAGTCCCAAACCCGCTGTAGTACCAGAACGTTGGCGGTAATTTTACGACCTACACCACTACTACAAACATCACTACAAAAAATGGCAATTTTCTGAAAATAAAAAAGCGGAAACCTTTAGACTTCCGCTTTGACAATTAAAAATTTTGAGAGGAGAACCATTTAATTCAAAACTCTTGCAGGTAAACCAAAATACTCTCTATTGAAATCTATTGCTTTATCGACAAACCCATCGGGATAATTTCCAGAAAGAATAATGTTTATATTTTCTTCCCCAAGTCCAATGTTTTTATTAAGTAGAAAATCTCTGGCTTCTGCCGAATTTTCTCGTATTGCTTTTTCTCTTGCTTCTTTTGCTTCCTTTAAAGTCAAGTCTGTGCAATAAGCTGGTGTTCCTGGCTGATGCTTCCAACTTTCCGAAATACTACCAGCATCATAACCGTCAAAACCTGTTTGATTTACCAATTCGATGACTACTTTTTTTTCATTTTCATCATCACCCGAAACTGCAAGTGCAATTCGACCTTCCGTTCCTTCTGGCTTACCTTCTGCATATAAACTGTATGCCCCAATGTTATTAAATGCTTTTATCACAGGTCGCCCAATTTGGTTTTGAACCCAAGCACTGTTTTCTAACCCATTTTCAATCTCATCAATAACACCATCACGAAACGGATAGTAATTCATTGTTTCCACTACAATTACCTCTTTTGGTACATCCACAAAAAGCTCTTTTATATTGGGCAACTGTCCTAATGGAACTGTAAGCACAATTAAGTCGACATCTATTACAACATCTTTACTCGCTAATGCTTTCAACCCATTTTGCGAAGCAAAGTCTTGTAATGACTCTGGACCTTTGGAATTTGCTATTTGAACCTGATTTCCTTTTGAGGCTAATTTTCTTGCCAACGTTTTTCCGATAACACCTGCACCAATAATTCCTATTTTCATTTTATATTTTTTTTACATTATGGTACAAATTTACAATTTTTTACTTTCCTTTGTATAGTTCTTTCCCAAAGGAAAGTGAAAAACAAATTTCAAATGGCTAAAAAGAAACAATACTGCGAATGTTTAAATACTGTAAAACCAGTAAGGGATACGCTTGAAGTAATTAATGGTAAGTGGAAATTACCAATAATTATTTCCGTTGGGGTTGGAAATGATAGGTATACCGATATTCAAGAAAGTATTCCGGGACTAACACCAAAAGTATTAGCAAAAGAACTTAAAGACTTAGAGCAACATCAATTAATTACAAGAGTTATAGTTGACGACCATCCTGTTAAAATATCATACAAATTGACTGCGTATGCCGACACATTAACACCAATAATCTATGCTTTGAAAGATTGGGGAATAAATCACAAAAAGAAAATTTTTGCGCAAGAGTAAATAAATCCAAGCTTGCAACATTTAGCAATGACAAAGTTAGTAAACGTCCAAACCTGCAAAAAAACTACCGCCAACACACGCTACAAGCAATTTGGGCATTGGCCTTAATGGAAAATGGTTTTGTATTTGGGATGATTTGGCAAATCCGAAGAATGGGCTTAATTTAGTACCAAACCCGCTGTAGTACCAGAACGTTAGCGATAATGCCAAAACTCAAGGCATTAAATAAATTTCATTCTATTTCCCGTATTGGGAACTTTTTATTATCTTTGCCAAAAAAAATTGAATATTGAGAGTAATTGCGAAAAAAATATTGCGAGATTTTTGGGAAACTCATTCCGATTGTGAGCAACAATTGAAATCATGGTTCCAGGAAGCAAGCAATGCAGAATGGAAAAATCCAAATCAGATTAAAAAAGAATATCCAAGCGCAAGTATTTTAAACGATAACAGAATTGTTTTCAATATAAAAGGTAACAATTATAGATTAATTGTGAAAATAAATTATGAGTACCAAATGGTTTGGATTCGATTCATTGGAACGCATGCAGAATATGACAAGATTAACGCAAACGAAATTTAAAAGCTATGGAAATTAAACCAATAAAAACAGAGAAAGATTATAATCAAGCACTCGAAAGACTTGAAATAATTTTTGATGCAAAAAAAGGTTCGCCAGAAGGTGATGAACTTGAAGTGCTTGGGATTTTGATTGATCAATATGAGAATGACCACTTCCCTATTGGATTGCCTGATCCAATTGAAGCTATTAAATTTCGAATGGAACAAATGGGCTATAATCAAACTGATTTGGCTAATATCGTTGGCTTAAAAAGTCGGGCTAGCGAAATACTAAATAAGAAAAGAAAGTTATCGCTTGAAATGATTCGTCAATTACATGACAGATTAAATATTCCAACTGATGTACTTATCCAAACTTACTAAAAGGCACTATCTCCAACAGCTACAACGGATTTGGGCAATAGGCTTAATGGAAAGATGGTTTTGTATTTGGGATGATTTGGCAAATCCGAATAATGGGCTTAATTTAGTGCCAAACCCGCTGTAGTGCCAAGACGTTGACAGCAATTTTATACAGACCCATTATGAAAAATAGTACATTTCTTTGTTTATTTTTATTGATATCCACAACTTGTATATCACAAACATTACAGGACACTATTGCACTTATTGATAAAGCAATGATTAACTATTTACCAGAAAATCCTGGTGCACAATTGTCCATAAAAAGAAATGGCAAAATCATTTTCTCAAAAGCTTATGGAAAGGCAGATTTAGAGCATAATACCCCTTTAACCTTAACATCCAAAATTGAAGCGGGTTCAGTCTCAAAACAATTTACGGCAGCAGCTATTTTATTGTTGGAGCAACAAGGAAAACTTTCATTGAATGATGATGTAAGAAAATATATTCCAGAACTTCCTAATTACGGAAAAGTCATCACCTTAGAACAAATGATGCACCACACCAGTGGGTTGAAAGATTGGGGAACTATTGCAGGACTTACGGGTTGGGAAAGGACAACCAAAGCCTATACTAATGATGATGTATTAGAAATTATCGCAGCCCAAAAAACATTAAACAACATATCCGGAGCAGAATTTCTCTATAGTAATTCAAATTATAACCTTTTTGCGATTATAGTAAAAAGAGTGAGCGGACTAAGTTTGGCAGAATTTACCAAACAAAATATTTTTATTCCAATTGGAATGACCAATACAGAATGGAGAGACAACCATAACCGAATTGTAAAAGATAGAGCTATTGCCTACAGCCTAACCAAAGATGGGTATCAAACCAATATGCCAAATGAAGATGCTTATGGTAATGGTGGTTTACTTACAACTACTGAGGATTTATTAAAATGGAACGACTAC belongs to Flavobacterium gilvum and includes:
- a CDS encoding dihydrofolate reductase family protein, which encodes MRKLKLQMNMTIDSFVGGVNGEQDWLERNQDSEFIKLYQKDIVDSADTLLLGRKMTDVFISHWESQYDNPNAVFARKLVDISKIVFSKTITTIAGKNVRVENGDLVTIVNQLKREKGKDILVYGGASFVSSLVKHNLIDEYNFFIHRTAIGNGLKIFTDPTKLKLISSKSFECGVVANQYKPEL
- a CDS encoding NADPH-dependent F420 reductase, with the protein product MKIGIIGAGVIGKTLARKLASKGNQVQIANSKGPESLQDFASQNGLKALASKDVVIDVDLIVLTVPLGQLPNIKELFVDVPKEVIVVETMNYYPFRDGVIDEIENGLENSAWVQNQIGRPVIKAFNNIGAYSLYAEGKPEGTEGRIALAVSGDDENEKKVVIELVNQTGFDGYDAGSISESWKHQPGTPAYCTDLTLKEAKEAREKAIRENSAEARDFLLNKNIGLGEENINIILSGNYPDGFVDKAIDFNREYFGLPARVLN
- a CDS encoding tyrosine-type recombinase/integrase, with protein sequence MLSLIYSCGLRCGELLALRPIHIDSKRNIVLLKNSKGKKDRIATLSPKILEMLREYYILFKPTTYLFEGQTKGQPYDNRSLQQVLKQALKKTGIKKTATLHWLRHSYATHLLESGTDLRYIQELLGHNSSKTTEIYTHVSTKSIQQIKSPFDDL
- a CDS encoding winged helix-turn-helix transcriptional regulator; this translates as MKNKFQMAKKKQYCECLNTVKPVRDTLEVINGKWKLPIIISVGVGNDRYTDIQESIPGLTPKVLAKELKDLEQHQLITRVIVDDHPVKISYKLTAYADTLTPIIYALKDWGINHKKKIFAQE
- a CDS encoding helix-turn-helix domain-containing protein translates to MEIKPIKTEKDYNQALERLEIIFDAKKGSPEGDELEVLGILIDQYENDHFPIGLPDPIEAIKFRMEQMGYNQTDLANIVGLKSRASEILNKKRKLSLEMIRQLHDRLNIPTDVLIQTY
- a CDS encoding NmrA/HSCARG family protein, with product MNNKKLILVAGATGTQGGAVVDALLAKNIAVRAIVRNKNSEGAKKLATKNVEVVEATFDDVESLTKAATGATGIFSMQLPSMPGEIGKETQHAKNLVAAAKTVGIEQIVHTSVARAGDQENFVDWDKGIWMPAYWEEKAAANNIVKEAGFSYWTIIKPPMMMENLLPSKSAVVFPTLAQDKLYTPLAPETKLEWISPADIGRFAAEAFAQPEKFNKKEFAIVGDKLTMLEIAEILTAVTDKPYKTKTVSVEEAVALGFYEPAAQSHVWQNVEGYKVDPQEAAEFGIETESLKTYLERNKFVLLEGDSNVK
- a CDS encoding type II toxin-antitoxin system HigB family toxin, with translation MRVIAKKILRDFWETHSDCEQQLKSWFQEASNAEWKNPNQIKKEYPSASILNDNRIVFNIKGNNYRLIVKINYEYQMVWIRFIGTHAEYDKINANEI
- a CDS encoding winged helix-turn-helix transcriptional regulator; this translates as MPDIQDSNVEIAQNIKYLQDSLYVISGKWKLPILTAVHQGKTRFRDIQRSVNGITSKVLSKELKELEMNKLIVRKVYDNSPPTVEYTVSNYCDSLQNVVAELIDWGKHHRDKIRED
- a CDS encoding HTH-like domain-containing protein; amino-acid sequence: MTLNELGTKLSEMYNNAPKGDSVAMIHLFGIKYATEIKESEYSKKDIITQSGISASYLTELTKGVKLAEYVIPKD